A genomic window from Pseudomonadota bacterium includes:
- a CDS encoding phage holin family protein has protein sequence MLGSLQHDRAASGLFHSLGRLGATLLAILQTRLQLLTTELQEEVRYAAGVLLWSFVAAFAAMLALFLGALAVIFAFWETHRMLAAFAMIALFGGVSLSAALVLAKRVRDKRPMLDDTLAELENDHEQLRTRR, from the coding sequence ATGCTCGGGTCCCTGCAACACGATCGGGCCGCCTCCGGCCTCTTTCACTCGCTCGGCAGGCTCGGCGCGACGCTGCTCGCGATACTGCAGACGCGGCTGCAGCTCCTCACCACCGAGCTACAGGAGGAGGTGCGGTACGCGGCGGGCGTGCTGCTCTGGTCCTTCGTCGCGGCCTTTGCCGCGATGCTCGCGCTCTTCCTCGGCGCGCTCGCGGTGATCTTCGCTTTCTGGGAGACCCACCGCATGCTGGCAGCGTTCGCGATGATCGCGCTCTTCGGCGGCGTTTCACTCAGCGCGGCGCTGGTGTTGGCCAAGAGGGTGCGCGACAAGCGACCGATGCTCGACGACACGCTGGCCGAGCTCGAGAACGACCACGAGCAGCTACGGACGCGCCGGTGA
- a CDS encoding DUF883 domain-containing protein — MSTNREVTSDQLVADLKTVMHDAEALIKATSAQTGEKIQEIRARAEESLRQAKARLITLEEEAIRRARVVADATNVYVHEKPWQAVGIAAGTGLVLGLLLGRRSCG, encoded by the coding sequence ATGAGCACGAACAGGGAAGTGACGAGCGACCAGCTGGTGGCGGACCTCAAGACGGTGATGCATGACGCGGAGGCGCTGATCAAGGCCACCTCGGCCCAGACCGGCGAGAAGATCCAGGAAATCCGGGCGCGGGCCGAGGAGTCGCTGCGTCAGGCCAAGGCGCGACTGATCACGCTCGAGGAGGAAGCGATCCGGCGCGCGCGGGTCGTCGCGGATGCCACGAACGTGTACGTGCACGAGAAGCCCTGGCAGGCCGTCGGGATCGCCGCCGGCACGGGGCTTGTCCTCGGACTGCTCCTCGGACGGCGCTCCTGCGGCTGA
- a CDS encoding YqjK-like family protein, which yields MTSGGDDLSARHRHLLALSAIQRRQLGQVAAEIDGRLARVDRGIALVRRLLRHPLAITGGLALVIWVGPRRLLRWGKRALVLYFTSRRLTRGARG from the coding sequence GTGACCAGCGGCGGCGACGACCTTTCGGCGCGCCACCGCCACCTCTTGGCGCTGAGCGCGATTCAGCGGCGGCAGCTGGGTCAGGTCGCAGCAGAGATCGACGGCAGACTGGCGCGGGTCGATCGCGGCATTGCCCTCGTCAGGCGCCTGCTCCGCCACCCCTTGGCGATCACCGGCGGCCTTGCCCTCGTGATCTGGGTCGGGCCTCGACGCCTGCTGCGCTGGGGCAAGCGCGCGCTCGTGCTCTATTTCACGAGTCGGCGCCTGACGCGCGGCGCACGCGGCTGA